In Betta splendens chromosome 22, fBetSpl5.4, whole genome shotgun sequence, the following proteins share a genomic window:
- the dicer1 gene encoding endoribonuclease Dicer isoform X2, which translates to MAGLQLVTPATSPMGPFFGLPWQQEAIHDNIYTPRKYQAKLLEAALEHNTIVCLNTDSGKTFIAVLLTKELSHQIRGHYQENAKRTVFLMNTALSVVQQAAAVRTHSDLQVGEYTDVDETSAWTAQQWSRHIIENQVLVMTCHIFLYVLRKKILPLSKINLVIFDDCHLAITDHPYCEIMKQFQGCSCSPRILGLTASILNGKCDPSELQEKIQNLERILKSNAETATDLVVLDRYASQPREVVLDCGPYVDKSGLSLRLQTELDEALNFLNDCNMCVTREDRDPTFISKQVLSDCRAVLQVLGPWCADKAAGIMVRELQKYIKHEQEELNRKFLLFTDTILRKVHALCEEHFSPASLDLRFVTPKVLRLLEILHEYKPFERQQFESVEWYNNRNQDNYVSWSDSEDEDEDEEVEAKERPEANFPSPFTNILCGIIFVERRYTAVVLNRLIKEAGKQDPELAYISSNFITGHSIGKNQPRNKQMEVEFRKQEEVLRKFRAHETNLLIATSIVEEGVDIPKCNLVVRFDLPTEYRSYVQSKGRARAPVSNYIMLADSERTNAFEEDLTTYKAIEKILRNKCSKSLEVSEFEVDQVLDDDNILPPYVLRSEDGGPRVTINTAIGHINRYCARLPSDPFTHLAPKCKTAEIQLGRFQSTLFLPINSPLRVPVKGPIMNCARLAEKAVALVCCEKLHKIGELDDHLMPVGKETVKYEEELDLHDEEETSVPGRPGSTKRRQCYSKAIPECLRDSYAVPGQTYYLYVIGMVLTTPLPDELNFRRRKLYPPEDTTRCFGILTAKPIPRIPHFPVYTRSGEVTISIELQKSGFTLPTAQLELITRLHQYIFSHILRLEKPALEFKPMLADSAYCVLPLNVVGDSNTLDVDFKFMEDIEKSEARTGIPTTQYTKQNPFTFKLEDYQDAVIIPRYRNFDQPHRFYVADVYTDLTPLSKFPSPEYETFAEYYKTKYNLDLSNLNQPLLDVDHTSSRLNLLTPRHLNQKGKALPLSSAEKRKAKWESLQNKQILVPELCAIHPIPASLWRKAVCLPSILYRLHCLLTAEELRAQTASEAGVGVQTLPPDFRYPNLDFGWKRSIDSKTFISCPECCSEEDEGHCKNQEAAVPDPSSLTQPSSHPSPPSEQELLPFIKQDDVSLARNLTNGSALVANCINNGHCDEHAPHHDSCKHSQPSLPALQSPESIKVATSVPVHTCHSLKKPSTSPPHVCDECTAGGASDHRNKTTSARFPNAPTAPSPGPAAGPQAVDSPRNLGPNPGLILQALTLSNASDGFNLERLEMLGDSFLKHAITTYLFCTYPDAHEGRLSYMRSKKVSNCNLYRLGKKKGLPSRMVVSIFDPPVNWLPPGYVVNQDKSSTDKLDSDESKEELLANGGSGNDYHEDNDDGEELDEDGELMLKGEPKDDVNMEDDLEYYKEHIKFIDNMLLGSGAFGKKISLGVFPPSLTPASGSSAMDSPYEWKAPKKPLHPTSAHYASEPMASGPSAEEFDYSSWDAMCYLDPSKAGEEDDFVVGFWNPSEENCGAELGKQSISYDLHTEQCIADKSIADCVEALLGCYLTSCGERAAQMFLCSLGLKVLPLERGTLSGAVLPSCHSTASGMCYGWLKIPPRCMLDHPDAERTLSHLISGFENFEKKINYTFKNKAYLLQAFTHASYHYNTITDCYQRLEFLGDAILDYLITKHLYEDPRQHSPGVLTDLRSALVNNTIFASLAVKYDYHKYFKAISPELFHVIDDFVQFQLEKNEMQGMDSELRRSEEDEEKEEDIEVPKAMGDIFESLAGAIYMDSRMSLETVWQVYYPMMRPLIEKFSANVPRSPVRELLEMEPETAKFSPAERTYDGKVRVTVEVVGKGKFKGVGRSYRIAKSAAARRALRSLKANQPQVQSN; encoded by the exons ATGGCAGGCTTGCAGCTTGTCACCCCTGCCACTTCACCCATGGGGCCCTTCTTTGGCCTGCCATGGCAGCAGGAGGCTATTCATGACAATATCTATACACCTAGGAAATATCAGGCAA AACTTCTTGAAGCAGCTCTTGAACACAATACTATCGTCTGCTTGAATACTGACTCAGGGAAGACCTTTATTGCAGTACTTCTAACAAAAGAGCTCTCCCACCAAATCCGCGGACATTACCAAGAAAATGCGAAGAGGACTGTTTTTCTCATGAACACAG CTTTGTCTGTAGTTCAGCAAGCAGCTGCAGTCAGGACTCATTCTGACCTCCAGGTGGGAGAGTACACTGATGTGGATGAGACTTCAGCTTGGACTGCCCAACAGTGGAGTCGACATATAATAGAAAACCAG GTGCTGGTCATGACTTGCCACATATTTCTGTATGTTCTGAGGAAGAAAATCTTGCCGTTGTCAAAAATCAACTTGGTGATTTTTGATGATTGTCACCTGGCTATCACAGACCACCCCTACTGTGAGATAATGAAG CAGTTTCAGGGCTGCTCGTGCAGCCCTCGTATCCTGGGTCTGACAGCTTCCATTTTGAATGGAAAATGTGATCCTTCAGAACTGCAGGAGAAGATCCAAAATCTGGAGAGAATCCTGAAGAGCAATGCTGAAACTGCCACTGACCTCGTGGTCTTGGACAG ATATGCCTCCCAGCCAAGAGAAGTGGTGTTGGACTGCGGCCCTTACGTAGATAAGAGTGGCCTTTCCCTCCGTCTGCAGACAGAGCTGGATGAAGCGCTCAACTTCTTAAATGACTGTAACATGTGTGTCACCAGGGAGGATCGTGATCCCACATTCATCTCCAAACAG GTTCTGAGTGATTGCAGAGCTGTCCTGCAAGTACTGGGACCCTGGTGCGCCGATAAGGCCGCAGGCATCATGGTCCGCGAACTTCAGAAGTACATTAAACatgagcaggaggagctcaACCGCAAGTTCCTACTGTTTACCGACACCATCTTGCGTAAGGTTCATGCACTCTGTGAGGAGCACTTCTCCCCTGCGTCACTGGATCTCAGGTTCGTCACCCCCAAGGTCCTCCGACTGCTTGAGATCCTACACGAATACAAGCCCTTTGAGCGGCAGCAGTTTGAGAGCGTAGAGTGGTACAACAACCGAAACCAGGACAACTATGTGTCCTGGAGCGACTCTGAGGACGaagatgaggacgaggaggtggaggccaaAGAAAGGCCTGAAGCTAACTTTCCCTCACCGTTCACCAACATCCTGTGTGGAATCATCTTTGTGGAGAGGCGCTACACAGCTGTTGTCCTGAATCG tctTATTAAAGAAGCAGGAAAGCAGGACCCTGAGCTGGCCTacatcagcagcaacttcaTCACCGGTCACAGTATTGGCAAGAACCAGCCCCGGAACAAGCAGATGGAGGTGGAGttcaggaaacaggaggag GTTCTCCGTAAATTCCGGGCTCATGAAACCAATCTGCTGATTGCCACCAGCATCGTAGAGGAAGGCGTAGATATTCCAAAGTGTAACCTGGTGGTGCGGTTTGACCTGCCGACAGAATACAGGTCGTATGTCCAGTCCAAAGGCAGAGCTCGGGCACCTGTCTCCAATTACATCATGCTGGCTGACAGTGAAAGAACCAACGCCTTTGAGGAAGATCTCACTACCTACAAGGCTATAGAGAAG ATTTTGAGGAACAAGTGTTCTAAGTCACTGGAGGTGAGTGAATTTGAAGTGGACCAAGTGCTGGATGATGACAACATCCTCCCACCGTACGTGCTGCGGTCCGAGGATGGCGGTCCAAGGGTCACCATCAACACAGCCATCGGACACATAAACAG GTATTGTGCTCGACTGCCCAGTGACCCATTCACTCATTTGGCCCcaaaatgtaaaacagcagAGATACAGCTGGGACGCTTCCAGTCCACACTGTTCTTACCCATCAACTCCCCTCTGCGGGTTCCTGTTAAG GGGCCTATAATGAACTGTGCCAGACTGGCAGAAAAAGCTGTTGCACTAGTATGTTGTGAGAAACTCCACAAAATAG GTGAGCTGGATGACCACCTGATGCCAGTGGGGAAAGAGACCGTGAAGtatgaggaggagctggaccttCATGATGAGGAAGAGACCAGTGTGCCAGGCCGCCCCGGTTCCACCAAGAGAAGGCAGTGCTACTCAAAAGCC ATACCAGAGTGTCTGCGGGACAGTTACGCCGTACCAGGACAGACTTACTACCTGTATGTGATTGGGATGGTGCTCACCACCCCACTGCCTGATGAACTTAACTTCCGCAGACGAAAGCTCTACCCACCAGAGGACACCACCAGGTGCTTCGGTATCCTGACCGCCAAACCCATACCTCGG ATCCCCCACTTCCCAGTGTATACCCGCTCAGGGGAGGTGACCATCTCCATTGAGCTGCAGAAGTCTGGCTTCACGCTTCCCACTGCCCAACTGGAGCTCATCACACGCTTGCACCAGTACATCTTCTCCCACATTCTCCGCCTGGAGAAACCTGCGCTGGAGTTCAAGCCCATGCTGGCTGACTCTGCTTATTGTGTACTACCTCTTAATGTTG ttgGTGACTCCAACACACTAGATGTGGACTTTAAGTTCATGGAAGACATTGAGAAGTCTGAGGCCCGCACTGGCATTCCTACCACGCAGTACACCAAGCAGAACCCCTTCACCTTCAAGCTGGAGGACTACCAGGATGCTGTCATCATTCCGAG ATACCGTAACTTTGACCAGCCCCACCGCTTCTACGTCGCTGATGTGTACACAGACCTGACACCGCTCAGCAAGTTTCCTTCCCCAGAGTACGAAACATTTGCAGAGTACTACAAAACCAAGTACAACCTTGACCTGTCAAACCTGAACCAGCCGCTACTGGATGTAGATCACACTTCCTCTAG GCTGAATCTGTTGACACCTCGGCACCTGAACCAGAAGGGCAAAGCCCTGCCCCTCAGCAGtgcagagaagaggaaggcTAAGTGGGAGagcctgcagaacaaacag ATCCTGGTCCCAGAGCTGTGTGCCATCCACCCCatccctgcttccctgtggagGAAAGCAGTGTGTCTGCCCAGCATTCTCTACCGCCTCCACTGCCTTCTTACTGCAGAAGAGCTCCGAGCCCAAACAGCCAGTGAAGCTGGCGTGGGGGTCCAAACCCTACCACCTGACTTCAG GTATCCAAACTTGGACTTTGGCTGGAAGAGATCTATTGACAGCAAAACATTCATCTCATGTCCTGAATGCTGTAGTGAGGAAGATGAAGGTCACTGTAAGAACCAAGAGGCTGCGGTGCCTGACCCCAGTTCTCTAACACAACCCAGCAGCCACCCCTCTCCCCCGTCTGAGCAGGAGCTCCTCCCCTTTATTAAGCAGGACGATGTCTCCTTGGCCAGGAATCTAACTAATGGCAGTGCCCTAGTTGCAAACTGTATCAACAACGGCCACTGCGACGAGCACGCTCCCCATCATGACAGTTGTAAACACTCCCAGCCCAGCCTGCCTGCGCTGCAGAGCCCCGAATCAATAAAAGTCGCTACCTCAGTTCCTGTGCATACGTGTCACAGCTTGAAGAAGCCCAGCACCAGTCCTCCACATGTTTGTGATGAATGTACAGCAGGGGGGGCCTCAGACCACAGGAATAAAACTACCTCAGCCAGGTTTCCCAATGCTCCCACAGCACCTTCTCCTGGTCCTGCTGCCGGCCCCCAGGCAGTAGACTCCCCCAGGAACCTGGGTCCCAATCCAGGCCTGATCCTGCAGGCCTTGACTCTGTCAAATGCCAGCGACGGCTTCAATCTGGAGCGGCTGGAGATGCTCGGTGACTCTTTCCTGAAGCATGCCATCACCACATACCTGTTCTGTACCTACCCTGACGCTCACGAGGGGAGACTGAGCTACATGCGCAGCAAAAAG GTAAGCAACTGTAACCTGTACCGCCTGGGGAAGAAGAAGGGCCTGCCCAGCAGAATGGTGGTGTCTATCTTTGACCCCCCTGTTAACTGGCTGCCTCCTGGATATGTGGTAAACCAGGACAAGAGCAGCACTGACAAACTGGATTCAGACGAG TCCAAAGAGGAGCTTCTGGCCAATGGAGGTTCTGGAAACGACTACCACGAGGACAACGACGACGGGGAAGAGTTGGACGAGGATGGTGAGCTGATGCTTAAGGGCGAGCCCAAGGATGACGTCAACATGGAGGACGATCTGGAGTACTACAAGGAGCACATAAAGTTCATTGACAACATGCTGCTGGGATCTGGTGCATTCGGTAAGAAGATCTCTCTTGGtgtctttcctccctccctgacaccggcctctggttcctctgctaTGGACTCGCCATATGAATGGAAGGCCCCGAAGAAGCCCCTTCATCCAACCTCGGCCCATTACGCCTCGGAACCGATGGCCAGCGGCCCATCAGCTGAGGAGTTTGACTACAGCTCATGGGACGCCATGTGTTACCTGGACCCCAgcaaagctggagaggaggacgaCTTTGTGGTTGGGTTTTGGAATCCATCAGAGGAGAACTGCGGTGCGGAGCTTGGAAAGCAGTCGATCTCCTACGACCTGCACACCGAACAGTGCATCGCGGACAAGAGCATTGCTGACTGTGTGGAGGCTCTGCTAGGTTGCTATCTGACCAGCTGTGGGGAAAGAGCTGCCCAGATGTTCCTGTGCTCATTGGGCCTCAAG GTGTTGCCGTTGGAGAGGGGGACCTTGTCAGGGGCGGTATTGCCAAGCTGTCATTCCACAGCCAGTGGAATGTGCTATGGTTGGCTGAAGATCCCACCCCGCTGCATGCTGGACCATCCTGATGCAGAGAGGACCCTCAGTCATCTAATCTCTGGCTTTGAgaactttgaaaaaaaaatcaactatACCTTTAAAAACAAGGCTTACCTCCTGCAGGCCTTCACCCACGCTTCCTACCATTACAATACCATCACAG ATTGTTATCAGCGGCTAGAATTTCTTGGTGATGCGATTCTAGACTACCTCATAACAAAGCACCTTTACGAGGACCCGCGGCAGCACTCCCCCGGCGTGCTCACTGACCTGCGCTCAGCACTTGTCAACAACACCATCTTCGCCTCTCTGGCTGTCAAGTACGACTACCACAAGTACTTCAAGGCCATTTCCCCTGAACTTTTTCACGTCATTGATGACTTCGTGCAGTTTCAGCTGGAGAAGAACGAGATGCAAGGCATGGACTCAGAG CTTCGACGCtctgaggaagacgaggagaaagaggaggacatTGAGGTCCCTAAGGCCATGGGGGACATCTTTGAGTCACTAGCCGGAGCGATCTACATGGACAGCAGGATGTCACTGGAGACAGTGTGGCAGGTGTATTATCCAATGATGAGACCTCTTATAG AAAAATTCTCTGCCAATGTGCCGCGCTCTCCTgtgagggagctgctggagatggaACCAGAAACTGCCAAGTTCAG CCCTGCAGAGAGAACATACGACGGGAAGGTGCGTGTGACGGTGGAGGTGGTCGGTAAAGGCAAGTTTAAAGGAGTGGGCCGCAGCTATCGGATCGCTAAGTCGGCTGCAGCAAGACGAGCTCTGCGCAGCCTCAAAGCCAATCAACCTCAGGTCCAAAGCAACTGA